ATCCCAAGTCTGAATCGCAAAGCGCAGACCACCACTGCTACCACCGGTGGCAATCCCAATCCAGCCTGTCTCGCTTGGGTCAGCAATGCCCGCCGCGGCTGCGATCGGTGCCGCGCCCCAAATCTGCTGCGGCTGCAGTTGCGTGGCAACTATCTCCCATTCCTGCCGCCGCCAACGCGGATTCCCCAGAATGACCGGCCAGCCAGCACTAACCGCTGCAATCCAGTCGGCCAGGTAGGCGATCGCATCGGTGTGAACAATCAGCACCCGCCGAGCCGGACGTTCCTGTAAACTCAGCCAGCGCTGTTCCGCCAACTGCCAGAGCCGATCGCCCTGACCACTGGCCAGCCAGCTCGGTCCCCATTGGGCTAGCTGTTGGAGGGGTGTTGCCATAGTGCTGCTGCAGTCTTGCTCTCCCAATCATCAGCAAACCAAGCAGTGGTTCCCAAGCCCTGCGCTTGATCGGCTCGACCCAGTTGCGCGGCAATCGCAGCAACCGATCGCCAACCGATCGGACTTTCAAACATCGATGAAACGACGACGGGCAATTGATGCTCCTGACAAAACTGCAGAACGGTCTGGGGCCAGCCTGCGATCGCCGGTTTGAGGATGTAGAGTCCGGGCCAGCTTTGGGTCTGCCAAAACTGCAAGGATGACAGCTGACTGACTGATTCATCTAAGGCGAGCGGCACCTGCGGCCAGTTCTGGGCCAGCTTGAGCAGACCATCAACCTGATTAGGATCCAGCGGTTGCTCTAACCACTCAATCCGGCCGGGCTGCCGTTCGTTAATCGCAGTCAGCGCTTGCAGCCAGCGATCGGCTTGCGCCGTCGTCAAGCCGCCATTGGCATCCAACCGCAGTTTTGCCGATCGCGGTAATTGGCGATCGAGCTGCAGGAGGAGTTCAAGTTCGCTCTCCCAATCCAGCCCGATTTTCCACTTGTAGGTGGTTGCGGGAGCTGCTGATGCGATCGCGCGCAGAGCCGCTGCACCCGCTGGCAACAGTACTGCACTAGTTGGCAGCAATCCTGTCCTGATCGGCTTGCGCAGGCAGCCAAAGCCAAACTGACAGGCCGGCAGGGTTGCGGGCACAGCCGCAAGATCCACCCACGTAGGTTGTGCTGGAAAAGCCTCACAGAAAGCGATCGCTTCCGCGAAGGTCTCGCTGCCAAAGGAGGGCCAAGGCGCAATTTCAGCCCAGCGCAGTTCCGTCTCGGTTTCAAGGCGCAACCAAATCCCCGATCGCACGGTGATCTGGGCATCCCGCGCTGTGCGGAGCGGTTGCCGCAAGCGGCGCTGATAGAGCCGAAACGCGAACCGCAAGCTCATCCAAAACAGCGTCCATACAACTGCGAGAGTCGCCGCAAGCGTTGGGCGCGATCGCCCGTCAGCCAGTCGGCACTGAAGCGCCAGTCCCAGTTGCCAGTAGCCTGCCCCGGACGGTTCATGCGAGCGCTGCTATCCAAACCAAAAACATCTTGGAGGGGGGCGATCGCCCAATCCGCCGTTGAACTCCAAGCCAAGCGGAGCAGCTTCCACTCAATTTCCCAGCCCGATTCCGCTCCCAGATAGTCCAGCACTGCCTGCCGATCGCTGTCATTACGGGACAAGAACCAGCCGACGGTCGTGTCGTTGTCGTGAGTGCCCGTGTAAACCACCCAGCGGCGACCCCAGTAGTTGTGCGGTAGATAAGCATTGCCCGAGCCAGAGTCGAATGCAAATTGCAGAATTTTCATACCCGGCAGCTCAAAGCGATCGCGCAGGTCTTCCACCTCGGGCGTGATCACACCCAGATCCTCTGCCAGAATCGGCAACGCCCCGAGTTGCTGGCGAATCGTACTCAGCAGGTCAGCACCCGGTGCTTTGACCCACTCCCCTTCGATCGCCGTTTCTTCACCCGCCGGGACCGACCAAAAAGCTTCCAGCCCTCGGAAATGATCGATGCGAATGTAGTCCACCAAGCTGAGGAGCTGTTGCAACCGCTGCAACCACCAGCGATAGCCATCGGTTTGCAGAGCAGCCCAGTTATAGACCGGATTGCCCCAGAGTTGGCCAGTCTCGGAGAAGTAGTCGGGCGGCACACCAGCCTGCTGATTAACTGCGCCCGTTTCAGGATCGAGGGCGAAAAACTGAGGATTGGCCCAAACGTCCGCACTGTCATGAGCGACGTAGATCGGAATATCGCCAATCAGGGAAATGCGGCGGGCTTGAGCTTCTTCCCGTAGCGCCAGCCACTGCTCCCGAAACTGCCACTGCAAAAACTGCTGGAAGCTGATTTCACCGCCCCAGCGATCGCGGGCTTTGGCTAAGGCTTGAGGCTGCCGCTGACGCAGGGCCTCTGGCCATTCCGTCCAGGGCTGACCCTGGCTGGCCTGTTTAATCGCCATGAACAGGGCATAGTCATCGAGCCAATCAGCTTCCTGTTCGCAAAAGGCTTGGAAAAGTTGGCGATCGCTGGCGGCTGCTTTTTGCAGAAACTGACTGTAGGCGCGGCGCAGCAGTTGATCGCGATAGGGCAAGACGCTGGCAAAATCGACGCGATCGCTCGGAAAAGTAGGACAGTCCGCCCAGTCCGATTCCTGGAGCCAGCCATCTTCTGCCAACAGTTCAGGGCTGATCAGGGCTGGGTTTCCGGCTAGTGCGGAATAGCAGAGATAAGGCGAATAGCCATAGCCCGTCGGTCCTAGGGGCAAGACTTGCCAGAGTTGCTGTCCAGCCGATGCCAGCCAGTCGAGAAACTGCCGAGAGGCAGGACCCAAGTCACCGCTGCCAAACGGCCCCGGCAACGACGTGGGATGTAGCAAGATGCCGGCGGCTCGTGTGAACACGGCGCAACTCCAAGGGGCAAGACGTTTTCAGCGTACCCGTAGGCGATCGCTGACCCAAAGCTCAAAGCGGCGATCGCGTTGTAGGGGGTAAGGCCGGATAGGACCAGTCGCCGTAGATGTCGAGTAAATCTGGGGGTAGAGCGGCCAACAGCCGCACTTCCGCAATCTCCAGTAACTGCTGCAGTTGCGGTTCACCGAGCCGGTGCCCCAACATTTGCAACTGATCCAGCACCTGCGATCGCGACCAGCGATAGGTGTAGGTCAAGGTCAGCAGCAGCCGATCGATGCCCGGCAGTTGGGCGATCGCCACTTGGGTATAAACCCAAAGCGGTGGCGGCATTGAGATTAAGTCGTAGGCGATCGCTTCAGTGGGCGGCAGCCACAAATCCTTCCAATAGCATTCGGCGAATGACTGGTAGTCGGGCCAATCCCAAGTCGTCTCTGCCTGCTGCAAGGCCCGCCACAGTTGCTGCCAGGCTTGCGCCACAGCCCAGTCTGCTTGCGTGGGAGCAGCGATGCGATCGCTCGCCAAGGCTAGAAGTGGGTCGGCATAGCGTTCATAAAGCGCCACAAACGGAGCCGCCGTCTGCCACGGATCAGCCTGAAAAGCCTGTTGAATGGCTGACGTTTCCTGTTGCAGCCAGCCATGGACGCGGGGATGGGCAGAAGGAAGCATCAGGACTGATCAGCCCAGCAAGAATGCACAGCAGTCTATCAAGATCCGCCCTCGGGCTCCGGACTCAATAGAGTTGCTCTAGCATCTTTTAGGCTGAGTGAGGACAGCAGCGAGAGGTCTATGGCGGGTCACAGCAAATGGGCGAATATCAAGCGCCAGAAAGCGCGGGTTGATGCCAAAAAAGCGCAGATTTTTGCCAAGTTGTCTCGGGCAATGATTGTTGCTGCTCGCCAAGGGCTGCCGGATCCGGCTGGCAACTTTCAGCTGCGCACCGCAATCGAGAAGGCCAAAGCGGCGGGCATCCCCAACGACAATATTGAGCGGGCGATCGCCAAGGGAGCCGGGACCCTCAGCGGCGATGGTCGTCAGTTCGAGTCAGTTCGCTATGAAGGCTATGGCCCCGGCGGCATCGCCATCCTGATTGAGGCACTGACCGACAATCGCAACCGGACTGCAGCTAACCTCCGAGCTGCCTTTAGCAAGCAGGGCGGCAATCTCGGTGAAACCGGCTGTGTCAGCTGGATGTTTCGCCAGTGCGGGGTGGTGCAGCTTGCTGGCCCGATCGCAGAGGCTGATCTCTTGGAGGCCTTGCTGGAGCTGCCTGCCGAATCCTATGACCTCGATGAGACGGGGGCAGTCGTTTACGGGAGTGTTGCTGATCTCGAAGCTCTATCTACGCAGTTGCGCCAAGCGGGTTTTGAGGTGGAAGACAGTGAGCTGCGCTGGATTCCTAACGACTACCAACTGGTCACTGACTGGGAGCAGGCGCGATCGCTGTTGCGTTTGTTAGACAGTCTTGAAGACCTAGAAGATGTTTGTAGCGTCACAGCCAACCTCGAATTACCCCCTGAACTGGTCGCCCAACTGGAGGCCACTCTGTGAGGCCAAACTCCCTGTTTAACAGCATGACTGCTGATGAAAACTACGCTGAGGAGTTTCAAGATCCCCCTTTATCCCCTTGTGCAGGCGATTGGGAGGCAGACTGGGAAGAGGCGATCGCGCTCAACGACGGTGCTGACCCCCCCATTCCTGAGACCGTGACAATCGACACGGTTTTGCGGATGTACTCGTCTGATCAATAGACGTACGGTACAGTTTGGTGCAGATCTAGGGCTGCATACACCCTCGCTATGGCTGATCCCACCTCCAACGAGCCCCAGTCGCAGGGGGACCCTTACCTTGCCTTCCAAGTCAGTAAGGGAGAAATTTTTGCGTTTGCGGCAACCAGCGTGCGGGAAGTCATCCTTCAACCCGCTGACACAATCACGCCAATGCCCAATGTTGCGAAGTCCGTTTTGGGCATGTTCAATTTACGCGGTCGCGTGATTTGGGTGGGTGATCTCGCTCAACTCTTGGGCATTCCGAGCCAATTTCGATCGGATCGTCCTGAGGTTCCACTGTTAGCGATCGAGCACGGCAATGCCCTGATGGCACTCATGATCGATCAACTCGGCGGCATGGTCTGGTTGAATCGGCAGGATTTGCGGCCCATCGCTGGCCATGCCCAACTCCAGACGTTTTGTCGTGAGGAACGCCCTGCCAGTGAGACTGGCCGAGCCATTCGCATCTTAGACCCAACCGTCATTCTCGAACCCAAGCACTGGTCCCTCTAGTCTCCCTACTACAAGCGCTATGACCCCGATGGCATCCGAAGATCGCAGCCTGTCCTACGAGCAAGTTGAGCAGGAGTATCTCAGTGGTCACTACACTGAAGCCGCTGAGCTCGCCGAAGCACTGGTGCGCGCTGAGCCGCAAAACCCTCGGCTGCGCCTGTTGCGTGGGCACATTTTCTACAGTCTGGGGCGCAATGATCAGGCGCGCGTGGAATATGAACTAATTCGCGGTCTGACGCCCGATCCGGAAATGCTCGAACAGGCCCTGCTGGGCATGGATCGCTGTGATAGCCGCCCCCAAGCTGATGCTGCCTCAGAAGACACGGAAGGCACGGTCATTGTCCCGATCGGTGCTGAATTGCCGTCGATTGATCGCCTCGACCCGTCTCCTTTGGCTCTGGATTTACCCCCAATTGTTGAACCCGATATTCCTGCCGAGTCCGGCCCTGAGCTGAACGGGGATAATCCCTTCGCGATCGCACCAGAGGC
The sequence above is a segment of the Synechococcus elongatus PCC 11801 genome. Coding sequences within it:
- a CDS encoding o-succinylbenzoate synthase produces the protein MSLRFAFRLYQRRLRQPLRTARDAQITVRSGIWLRLETETELRWAEIAPWPSFGSETFAEAIAFCEAFPAQPTWVDLAAVPATLPACQFGFGCLRKPIRTGLLPTSAVLLPAGAAALRAIASAAPATTYKWKIGLDWESELELLLQLDRQLPRSAKLRLDANGGLTTAQADRWLQALTAINERQPGRIEWLEQPLDPNQVDGLLKLAQNWPQVPLALDESVSQLSSLQFWQTQSWPGLYILKPAIAGWPQTVLQFCQEHQLPVVVSSMFESPIGWRSVAAIAAQLGRADQAQGLGTTAWFADDWESKTAAALWQHPSNS
- the malQ gene encoding 4-alpha-glucanotransferase, which codes for MFTRAAGILLHPTSLPGPFGSGDLGPASRQFLDWLASAGQQLWQVLPLGPTGYGYSPYLCYSALAGNPALISPELLAEDGWLQESDWADCPTFPSDRVDFASVLPYRDQLLRRAYSQFLQKAAASDRQLFQAFCEQEADWLDDYALFMAIKQASQGQPWTEWPEALRQRQPQALAKARDRWGGEISFQQFLQWQFREQWLALREEAQARRISLIGDIPIYVAHDSADVWANPQFFALDPETGAVNQQAGVPPDYFSETGQLWGNPVYNWAALQTDGYRWWLQRLQQLLSLVDYIRIDHFRGLEAFWSVPAGEETAIEGEWVKAPGADLLSTIRQQLGALPILAEDLGVITPEVEDLRDRFELPGMKILQFAFDSGSGNAYLPHNYWGRRWVVYTGTHDNDTTVGWFLSRNDSDRQAVLDYLGAESGWEIEWKLLRLAWSSTADWAIAPLQDVFGLDSSARMNRPGQATGNWDWRFSADWLTGDRAQRLRRLSQLYGRCFG
- a CDS encoding YebC/PmpR family DNA-binding transcriptional regulator encodes the protein MAGHSKWANIKRQKARVDAKKAQIFAKLSRAMIVAARQGLPDPAGNFQLRTAIEKAKAAGIPNDNIERAIAKGAGTLSGDGRQFESVRYEGYGPGGIAILIEALTDNRNRTAANLRAAFSKQGGNLGETGCVSWMFRQCGVVQLAGPIAEADLLEALLELPAESYDLDETGAVVYGSVADLEALSTQLRQAGFEVEDSELRWIPNDYQLVTDWEQARSLLRLLDSLEDLEDVCSVTANLELPPELVAQLEATL
- a CDS encoding chemotaxis protein CheW, encoding MADPTSNEPQSQGDPYLAFQVSKGEIFAFAATSVREVILQPADTITPMPNVAKSVLGMFNLRGRVIWVGDLAQLLGIPSQFRSDRPEVPLLAIEHGNALMALMIDQLGGMVWLNRQDLRPIAGHAQLQTFCREERPASETGRAIRILDPTVILEPKHWSL